AGGATTGATTATGTTGGTCAATTTAGATACTCAAAAATATGGGTGCTAgctcgatctcctcctcataGAAGGTAATAAAAGAATTGAGTGGTAGATTGAGATTGAAAAGCAACATCGTGCGAGGCAAAAGTCAGAAGAAAAGTTAGACCTATCACTAATGTCACCTCACCACTTATATTGAGCTTCACTTTCTCCTGGAGATTGCAAATGTTGGAGTCTAAATCTAGAGCACACAAATGAATTCACCAAATTTTGCTTTGAACGTTTTGTGCCGCAATGGCATGTTCCAGAGGAAACGCTAGCACACAAACGAATTCTCAGAATCGTGCCTCGAGATTTTTGTGTCGCAATGCCATGTTCAAGAAGAAACCCTAACTCAGCAAATGCATGGGTTAGATGATAAGCGAGAATGACTCCATGCCGGAATGGCATGAGCGTTGATTAATGATCTAGACGTGACCGCGCGCAGAGGGGTTGCACGTGCGAGTGATTTTCTTCGCCACTGCTTTGACTTTTCGGGTAACCCGAAAAGTTTGCTCATTAACGAGAAAACGACAACGCTTACGTAGCAAATTAAATGAGCAGAGCGAGCGAGAAATCATGTGATTCTGCTGGTCAGTTCAAATCCTGAAAAATCTCCTCGCCGAGCCATTCACGCGCCTTTGGTCACTGCATTTTGTTTTTGTAGATGAGCATTGCATATATTATATACCACCGAAAGAAAGAGAGTAATCGAAGTTTTAGTTTTATCCAAAAATAGATAAAATAGATAAAAGGAAGCAAAGCGTTGGGTGGAAACGCTGGACTGCTGGGCAGCCAGTCACCAATCAGCTCGCTCATCATCAGCCAGGCACAGGCCACAGCCAGTCTGCACGCGGAGGCAGGCAGCCTCTCTTTTGCTTTGGCTTGGGCAGAAGGCAGGCCGACAGAGAAGATCCCATCGGCCATCGCCCACTCGCCTCCCTTTCCCACTGCCCCCCAAATCCCCATCTCCCACTCCTCCCCACCTCACTCTCCCCCGGTCTCCgcccttgccgccgccgccgtcctccggtCATGGACAACAACCCCAGCCACCCGCCGCCTTCCGCGgcctcctccaccgccgccctccgAGCCCTCAACAAAGCCTCCTACAAGATCTCCAAGCAGtcctccatctcctcctccgCTTCCTCCTCCATGAAAGCGCCGTCCCCCCCTCCGCCGTCGCTGCCTTCCCGCATGTCCCCTCCGCTCCTCGCCCCGCCGCATCCCCCCTCGTCCGCCCCCGCCCCGGCCGACCACCCGCCGCCCCAGCCCCCCGTCTACAACATCGACAAGTCCGACTTTCGCGACGTCGTCCAGAAGCTCACCGGCTCCCCCTCCCACCTCCTGCCGCCCCAGGCCGCGGCGGCCCCGCCGCCGGCGCGGCCCGTCATGGCCCCTCCGCCCCCGCGCCCCATCATGGcccctccgcctccgcctccgcctccgctgTCCGCCATCCCGTCGCGGCTCCACCGCATCCGGCCGCCGCCGCTGGCCCCGCCCCGCCCGGCGGCCATCCTGCCGTCGCCGGCCCAGCCGACGCTCTCCCCTCTCCCGGCGCTCCCTTCGGTCTGCATGTCGGCGGAGTCCCCCATCTCGGCCTACATGCGCCGGCTCCGCGGGATGCCGTCGCCGATCCTCGTGCCCACATCGCCGCTCGGGTTCGGGTGCCTCCACTCGCCACGGGCGCCGACGTCTCCCGGCGTGGCCATGCCGGCCACCAGCCCCCGCGTCCGCGACCCGTGACCAAGAAACAACATCTGCCGCCGCCGCAGCTGCTTCCGATGTGTAGATATGGCCGGCCTAGGAGGGAGATCTGGGTGATAGACTTACTGGATCGACTAGGAGTAGATCAGTGGGATATTGTCTGTATTCGGGTGTTTATCTTAGCGTTCCGGCCATTGCTGGTTTGTCGATGGAGGACTGCGGACGGGCAGCGACGGTCGGTGTAGAGGTCGACGGTGAAGTGCATGAGTGGCAGCGGTGGAGCTTCCCATCGCTTCAGTGCCTCCCTCTGGATCGGATAGGGTTAGGAGTGGGGAACAGTGGCGGTGACGAACCTCGTACCCCGTGCCCCTGGTCCCCACCTCCTCTTTATAGCACTGCGCGATAGGGGCCCACCAGCCTTGCTTGGGCTGgacgcccccgatcagggcgtgGGTCAAGGGCCCAATGAGCCGTTGGGCCCATTATTggagagatcaacctaacattctcccccttAATCTCATCATTATACTTTTAACTTTATACTTTGAAATAACTCTTTTCAAAGTACTCGTTCCATCACAGATTTGCATGTAGAGCATGTCTCACCATCACGGTTCATTCCCGATAGAATCAACACCTACAACACACTCCTCTGTTTTGAAACAGATTATTTAACCTTGGGCCCTTTTATTGTCCGGAAATCTTAGACTATACCATAAAACCCATGTCGACTGAGTGTTCTCCGAACACACTGGGCGGCAAGCCTTTAATAAGCAGATCTGCAAACACTTGTCTGTTGCTTTTATGCTTCAAGCATTTCTACATGATTCCGGACTTTCTCCTTTACAACGCATAACTCTATGTCAGTGTGTTTGGCATCAACACTTGACTCGTTGTCATAGGAGCGAAAAGCTTAAAATGGTTATCGCTGTTGTCAACCATTATCAATTCCGGATACTTGTTTCTTTAACCTTTTTGCATGTCCCTCAGCCTCATATCATGTTGTACATTATCTTTACATCATATTAATGATAATTGATTCATTCTTTAGAGTTTTTCCACACAAAAACTCCAAGTGTGAAAGTCAGCGACAATTGTGGATTTCGCTGTATATTTCACGAGTCCTGTCTTTGTACTCACAATCTTTTGAGAGCACTTATTTCTTTCAGCATGAGGCCGATATCCTTGACTCCATTCCAGTGATCTATATCTGGACTGGACATTATCAAAACAACCCGGTTACGTGAACTGTGTCACGGTAATGTTATACTTTTGCATTCATTAAGATTCCAACAGCTGAAGCATATGGTACCATATTCATTTGGTCTATTTCGTATTGACTTTTGGAACACTAAAGTTCCCAAAATCATTACTCTTTACTATAAGAACAGGCGTAGGTTTTCTCGCATGCATACTTTAGAAACTTTCCTTAGCATGCCCATGCGACACACCTAATACCCCTTTTATTCTTTTCTCGGTGAATCTCGATCCTTATAAGGAGAGACATTCTTTTAAACTTTGAGGACAAGAACTTCTTTTCCTCCTGCAGTCGAATTAACATCACTACTAACAAGCAGAATGTTATCCGCATGTACAAGATATAGGAAATGAAATTCCCATTCTATAACTTTATACAAACACAATTGTCCTCTCATTTTCTTTAACCCAAAACAACATTTGATTGCTTTAGTCCATAAAAGACTTCTTCAGGCAGTATCCCCTGTGTTCTTTACTTTCATCTGATGTAACTCAGATCATAATATCTTTCATCTGATGTAACTCAGATCATGATGTGCTACCAACACTCATTGTAATCTATTCAGTGTAAAATGCGCAAAAAAAACCTTTCAATTTTAGTCGTGTTTTACACCTTTACATATTTCCTTTGGAGTCACATTGTCCTTGTAGACTCTTTGCAGCCTACTGTTTTGGCTCCATTGGAAATTACTCATGAGTCCCGAACATCGTCAGAATTCACCAATTTCATTTCATCTCACATAGTCTCTTATCATTTAGATAAGCAGACACTTCTCAAAACTCGATTGAGCGCTTTAAATGAGGTGGGATCAACCTCCATTTGAATTTCACTAACATAGACTTTATAGTAATCAGAAGTATCTGATTTTCTCATTCCTTGAGACCATCTGTGTCTCAGGTACTGGCACTTCTTTCATATGGGGCTGTTGTTGCTCTGTCATTGCCAAGAGGCAAATCAATTGTAGTCTTTCACTTCCAAGAGGCAATAGGTATTACAGGACCTGTATCACATGATCCATGTTTACTCATTCCTCCTTTATGGAGCTAACAACAGGTGTTGTATAAGTCATACAACATGCTCCCGCAGATACAATCTATTCGAGTCTTAGGTATTTTCATACCATGCTCCCCCAGATTACTCCATCTTTACTAAAAAATGGCGTATCTTTAAACTTTATTATTTGGGTTTAATCTGTTAAAACTTTCTTCTTTATGGCACTTTAAGCACCGTCTTAGTATTCCTTAGTCTGCTTTCGGAACTGTAAAAGATCCAGGAATAcatctatttcttttctttagggGTATTATTATGATCGTCGTACTCCCCCAGGTGATCACATTCTTCATTAATGGATATCTCATATTTCTTTCTCCCCCTCGAAATGTGGCAAGAACTTTTCTGCCACAATTTCGAAAAACCATTCACAACTCTTGTGAATTGAGGAAACTTTGAGTATCTACTTCATGTATCTGATTACTTCATATGTAATGAAGTTATCTGTTAACGGTATGGGAGTACTTTTTCCTTATTCCTCATTCCATTTCGGAAACTCAAAATAGTTCTTTATCATTAGTACTTTTGCAAGTCACACTTGCATATCATTCTTATCTTTAGGTTAGTCTGTAACTTTTATTCTCTTTGGATTTATTGAGTGCTTAATGACCGTTACACATAAGGTGTACGGTCGATACTAGGAAAGCATAATAGCTACTCCGTACTTTTCTCCCAGAGTGGGACACATCAAACGCACATGAGTCATCATATCTTTCTCCTGTCATACAGGATAAGTTCTTTGCCAAAATTTCTCCTGACGTATAGGATTTTTGACATAATACTATGTCAACTTTACCCAGTTACGCAGGTATTTTCCCAGACTTTCCCCGCCATGCGGGTTTTATCATAATCCTCTTTTCCCGCTATGCGGGTAATTCCCTGTAAGGAACATAAATGCCAGAATTGGCTCTTTTGACTGCATATGCAATCATGAAATTCAGAAATAAATCCGAACGCTCTTTGACACACATGCTTGATCCGACATTGGTCAAATTAAACACGCATGTTGTTTGTTTCATCTCAAATCGTGTTGACTGAAAAATCTTCTTCATATAGAATACATGAAAGACATTCGTCAACCAAGACTCTCAATgatctatttgttttcttttcttggaTTAATATCCaagaattcttttcttttgaaGCCATTCTTTAGAGAGAACGTACTCCCTCACGTTATGACCTTTCTGGGTCATCTTTCGGGTAACAAGTACCCAGCCATTCGATTTCACGAATGAAAGCATGGAAA
This sequence is a window from Aegilops tauschii subsp. strangulata cultivar AL8/78 chromosome 7, Aet v6.0, whole genome shotgun sequence. Protein-coding genes within it:
- the LOC109755305 gene encoding uncharacterized protein; protein product: MDNNPSHPPPSAASSTAALRALNKASYKISKQSSISSSASSSMKAPSPPPPSLPSRMSPPLLAPPHPPSSAPAPADHPPPQPPVYNIDKSDFRDVVQKLTGSPSHLLPPQAAAAPPPARPVMAPPPPRPIMAPPPPPPPPLSAIPSRLHRIRPPPLAPPRPAAILPSPAQPTLSPLPALPSVCMSAESPISAYMRRLRGMPSPILVPTSPLGFGCLHSPRAPTSPGVAMPATSPRVRDP